Proteins from a single region of Thermoanaerobaculia bacterium:
- a CDS encoding aromatic aminobenezylarsenical efflux permease ArsG family transporter has protein sequence MDQQLPFVAALSLGLMTSISPCPLATNIAAVAFVSRRFERITLVLLDTVMYTLGRAMAYTLLAIAIRHLSLEIAAVANPLISISDWILGPILILVGILLMGWIKLPMAETDTKEGIMKLAGKIPLVSSFIIGFGFALAFCPFSASLFFGGLIPIALSASLGDLLAAVYGVGTALPVLVIGILLALGLEMASRIIRGLQNFEKRIRPLIAAIFILVGLYQIFQFGKSLL, from the coding sequence ATGGACCAACAGCTTCCCTTCGTTGCAGCTTTGTCGCTCGGGTTGATGACATCGATCAGCCCCTGTCCCCTTGCAACGAATATTGCCGCCGTCGCCTTTGTGAGTCGAAGATTCGAACGGATCACACTCGTCCTGCTGGATACGGTGATGTATACCCTTGGCAGGGCCATGGCCTACACTCTGCTGGCCATTGCCATCCGGCATCTGAGTCTTGAAATAGCGGCCGTCGCCAATCCATTGATATCCATATCCGATTGGATTCTGGGTCCGATCCTGATCCTGGTTGGGATCCTCCTGATGGGCTGGATCAAATTGCCCATGGCAGAGACGGATACAAAAGAAGGGATCATGAAACTGGCCGGGAAGATTCCGTTGGTTTCCTCTTTTATCATCGGATTTGGGTTCGCCCTGGCTTTTTGCCCGTTTTCCGCATCCCTTTTCTTCGGAGGACTCATACCCATCGCCCTTTCGGCCTCCCTGGGCGATCTTCTGGCGGCGGTTTATGGTGTCGGGACCGCCCTGCCGGTTCTTGTTATTGGAATTCTTCTTGCGCTTGGCCTGGAAATGGCTTCGCGTATCATTCGAGGTCTTCAAAATTTTGAGAAGCGCATTCGCCCCCTTATTGCCGCCATCTTTATTCTTGTCGGTCTTTACCAGATCTTTCAGTTTGGGAAGAGCCTTTTGTGA
- a CDS encoding nitrophenyl compound nitroreductase subunit ArsF family protein: protein MKRTASSAIFFILLVSGFAFCGDTDDSQKEGINSQLSVTVYYFHREKRCSSCRNAEAMSFEAVEKAFPVEMKNGSVAVKSVAVDGTEEERALAKTFGAFGPSLYLFVTRGESSERINLDKMWPKIQEGKEAYQAYVVESISRQLKS, encoded by the coding sequence ATGAAACGAACAGCCTCATCCGCTATTTTCTTTATCCTGCTGGTATCTGGATTTGCTTTTTGCGGAGATACCGATGATTCTCAAAAAGAGGGAATCAATTCCCAGCTTTCGGTTACGGTGTATTACTTTCACCGTGAAAAGAGATGCAGTTCCTGCCGAAACGCGGAAGCCATGTCCTTTGAAGCTGTTGAAAAGGCCTTTCCGGTGGAGATGAAAAACGGATCCGTTGCGGTGAAAAGCGTCGCAGTGGATGGAACAGAAGAAGAACGGGCACTGGCGAAGACCTTTGGCGCCTTCGGACCTTCTCTCTATCTATTCGTTACTCGAGGGGAATCCTCCGAACGGATCAACCTCGATAAAATGTGGCCCAAAATCCAGGAGGGGAAGGAGGCCTACCAGGCCTATGTTGTAGAGTCCATCTCCCGCCAACTCAAGTCCTGA
- a CDS encoding metalloregulator ArsR/SmtB family transcription factor produces MNPWLLDRLPELMKALSHPIRIRILEIVSKGKNCQCELAGLLNEHPVNISRHMNVLVQAGLVELEKEGTKTIPHLLYPEIIDLMDEFGQVIKKQARDQVRIVHSSLTK; encoded by the coding sequence ATGAATCCATGGCTCTTAGACCGTCTTCCCGAACTCATGAAAGCGCTTTCTCATCCGATTCGAATTCGCATCCTGGAAATCGTATCAAAGGGAAAGAACTGCCAGTGTGAGTTAGCCGGTCTCCTCAACGAGCACCCGGTCAATATCAGCCGTCATATGAACGTCCTGGTTCAGGCAGGTCTGGTTGAATTGGAGAAGGAAGGGACGAAAACCATTCCTCACCTGCTCTACCCTGAAATCATTGATTTGATGGATGAGTTTGGACAGGTAATTAAAAAGCAGGCTCGTGATCAGGTGCGGATCGTACATTCATCGCTCACGAAATAA